In Clostridium sp., one DNA window encodes the following:
- a CDS encoding Acg family FMN-binding oxidoreductase gives MDRKKVKKMITIIFSCFGIILVGAFASLFLVSGIFEKPKYLEPWQKTYSQKFDDPRIRLVAHGLLSSNGHNMQPWKIRLDKNNDRIFYLYADNERLTSAVDPLARQMMITQGTFLEYVSVAGDELGYRTTIDLFPEGGYDEKELLKSMANKPVAKITLTKTNPINNSLYKFMFLPDTNRLAYLSAKLSPEQVDHLERINGNNEMSVKVFQDKKNVEKLSNYVMRGAVIEAGVTDAMKESQIIFRPNEYQKNKYRYGFSVEGQGTSGIMKHLVQGVVTIFPGMNTGKAASDNFIKSTRVSVDNTPAYAMIITKDNSRLSQVKSGMLYSKLILEAHGIGLVMQPLSQVLEEYPEMKEPYKSIHQSYAPDGYTIQMLVRLGKPSKEVPQSMRRDVMDLIIAK, from the coding sequence ATGGATAGAAAGAAGGTTAAAAAAATGATAACTATTATATTTTCCTGTTTTGGAATAATACTTGTTGGTGCCTTTGCTTCCTTATTTTTGGTAAGTGGAATTTTTGAAAAGCCAAAATACTTGGAGCCGTGGCAAAAGACCTATTCCCAGAAATTTGATGATCCCAGGATACGTCTTGTGGCTCATGGACTGTTATCCTCAAATGGGCATAATATGCAGCCGTGGAAAATCAGGCTGGACAAAAATAACGACAGGATATTTTATTTATATGCTGATAATGAAAGATTGACGAGTGCAGTGGACCCTCTTGCTCGGCAAATGATGATTACACAGGGAACATTCCTGGAGTATGTCAGTGTGGCAGGAGATGAGCTGGGATACAGAACTACAATAGATTTATTCCCTGAAGGCGGTTATGATGAAAAGGAATTATTGAAAAGCATGGCAAACAAACCGGTTGCAAAAATCACATTGACAAAAACAAATCCTATAAATAATTCTTTGTATAAATTCATGTTTTTACCTGATACTAACAGGCTGGCATATTTGTCCGCCAAGTTGTCCCCTGAACAAGTAGATCATTTGGAAAGAATCAATGGCAATAATGAAATGTCGGTAAAAGTTTTTCAAGATAAGAAAAATGTTGAAAAATTAAGTAATTATGTAATGAGGGGAGCAGTCATCGAAGCAGGTGTAACTGATGCAATGAAAGAATCACAAATTATATTTCGTCCCAATGAATACCAGAAAAACAAATATCGCTATGGCTTTTCTGTTGAAGGTCAGGGAACTTCTGGAATTATGAAGCACCTTGTTCAGGGGGTGGTTACTATTTTCCCGGGGATGAATACTGGAAAAGCTGCATCGGATAATTTTATCAAGTCTACCCGTGTATCTGTTGATAATACGCCCGCTTATGCAATGATTATTACAAAAGACAACAGCCGTTTGAGCCAGGTAAAAAGTGGCATGCTTTACAGCAAATTAATACTGGAAGCTCATGGAATTGGACTTGTCATGCAGCCGCTCAGTCAGGTACTAGAGGAATATCCTGAAATGAAAGAGCCATATAAAAGTATTCATCAAAGCTATGCTCCGGATGGATATACCATACAGATGCTTGTGCGCTTGGGTAAACCGTCAAAAGAAGTTCCTCAAAGCATGAGAAGGGATGTGATGGATCTTATTATAGCGAAATAA
- a CDS encoding DUF6323 family protein, with protein sequence MYLPEIFNSISMSRYDRTNEIIKLNKQLKKEGIVLTVKDAKEIITERDKTLKSTGRMEINMDVIHSIIKEVGKSPYVNQENAVETVNDIYEVFHYLKNSTSDLLSDSEILESIMFFYNEIYRGSIELVMGKGVEKIVCNFKNGRDLINTKEEED encoded by the coding sequence ATGTATTTGCCGGAAATTTTTAATTCAATAAGCATGTCTCGATACGACAGGACAAATGAAATTATAAAATTAAACAAACAATTGAAGAAAGAAGGTATTGTACTTACTGTAAAAGATGCAAAAGAAATAATTACAGAAAGAGACAAAACTTTAAAATCTACAGGCAGGATGGAAATCAATATGGATGTTATCCACTCTATTATAAAAGAAGTTGGAAAATCACCCTATGTAAATCAAGAAAATGCTGTGGAAACTGTAAATGATATTTATGAAGTTTTTCACTATTTAAAAAATTCCACATCTGATCTTCTGTCTGATAGTGAAATTCTTGAGAGTATAATGTTTTTTTATAATGAAATTTATAGAGGATCAATTGAACTTGTAATGGGAAAGGGAGTTGAAAAGATAGTATGCAATTTTAAAAATGGCAGAGATCTTATCAACACGAAAGAGGAGGAAGATTAA
- a CDS encoding pyridoxamine 5'-phosphate oxidase family protein, producing the protein MEINFSLLEKEIFNLLDDKRVMVLATSCNDLVTAGSMSCVIIKNKIYFQTDKTFLKYRQILENPNVALCVDNVQVQGVASIKQHPFLGENREFIDKFRERYRSSYDKYSHMTNEVVIEVEPTFIVVWKYENNQPFREFLDIRNHKAYRKNYDITV; encoded by the coding sequence ATGGAGATTAATTTTAGTTTGCTTGAAAAGGAAATTTTTAACTTGCTTGATGACAAGAGAGTAATGGTTCTTGCAACGAGTTGCAATGATCTAGTCACAGCTGGAAGCATGAGCTGTGTAATAATTAAAAATAAAATTTACTTTCAAACTGATAAAACATTTTTAAAATATAGGCAGATACTTGAAAATCCCAATGTGGCATTATGTGTAGATAATGTTCAAGTTCAAGGTGTTGCATCCATAAAGCAGCATCCTTTTTTAGGTGAAAACAGAGAATTTATTGATAAATTCAGAGAAAGGTATAGAAGTTCCTATGATAAATATTCACATATGACAAATGAAGTAGTTATAGAAGTTGAACCTACGTTTATAGTTGTTTGGAAATATGAAAATAATCAGCCTTTCAGGGAGTTTTTAGATATTAGAAATCATAAAGCATACAGAAAAAATTATGATATTACTGTTTAA
- a CDS encoding GNAT family N-acetyltransferase, whose translation MDIKLICDKNRQKINEFIRNNWFSTDMVVRGKIIDMTTLNGFVMYDNEIIVGLVTYKIENCECEIIFLDSLRENRGIGTTLLKNAIQAAVKQKCRKLNWK comes from the coding sequence ATGGATATAAAGCTAATTTGCGATAAAAATAGGCAGAAGATCAATGAATTCATAAGGAATAACTGGTTTTCAACAGATATGGTAGTTAGAGGAAAAATAATAGATATGACAACGCTGAATGGTTTTGTTATGTATGACAATGAAATAATTGTTGGGCTTGTAACCTATAAAATTGAAAATTGCGAGTGTGAAATAATATTCCTGGACAGTTTAAGAGAAAATCGTGGAATTGGAACTACTCTTTTGAAGAATGCAATTCAAGCAGCAGTGAAACAAAAATGCAGAAAATTGAATTGGAAATAA
- a CDS encoding PhzF family phenazine biosynthesis protein, with product MKYYVVDAFTDRVFKGNPAGICVLDRAIDEELMQKIAYENNLSETAFVVKNGNSYDLRWFTPKAEIDLCGHATLGTAYVISNYVDVGIDEMKFNTVSGVLGVKRINDLYEMDLHSREPRKVEISRVEIEDVLKTKVEGIYLSRDLFVLLQNEQQVKNISPDFSKMIKVKEGLGVIVTARGNDVDFISRCFYPKLGVNEDPVTGSAHSSLIPFWSKKLGKEKMLAQQISKRGGMLYCEMAESRVKVSGKAAIYMEGNINI from the coding sequence ATGAAATACTATGTAGTTGATGCGTTTACCGATCGTGTTTTCAAAGGAAATCCTGCAGGGATATGTGTACTTGATAGAGCAATAGATGAAGAGTTGATGCAGAAAATTGCATATGAAAACAATCTGTCGGAAACAGCATTTGTAGTTAAAAACGGAAACAGCTATGACTTGAGGTGGTTTACACCAAAAGCTGAAATAGATTTATGTGGACATGCAACCCTTGGAACGGCGTATGTTATATCCAATTATGTTGATGTTGGAATAGATGAAATGAAATTCAATACTGTGAGTGGAGTTCTTGGAGTTAAGAGAATAAACGATCTTTATGAGATGGACCTCCATTCAAGGGAACCCAGAAAAGTTGAAATTTCCAGAGTAGAAATTGAAGATGTTTTGAAGACAAAAGTTGAAGGCATATATTTGTCCAGAGATTTATTTGTCCTGCTTCAAAATGAGCAGCAGGTAAAAAATATTTCACCGGATTTTTCTAAAATGATAAAAGTGAAGGAAGGACTTGGGGTTATTGTTACTGCGAGGGGAAATGATGTGGACTTTATATCACGATGCTTTTACCCGAAACTTGGAGTAAATGAAGATCCTGTAACAGGTTCCGCACACAGCAGCTTGATACCATTTTGGTCGAAGAAACTGGGAAAAGAAAAAATGCTGGCACAGCAAATTTCAAAACGCGGTGGAATGCTATATTGTGAAATGGCTGAAAGCAGGGTCAAAGTCAGCGGGAAAGCTGCAATATACATGGAAGGGAATATAAATATCTAG
- a CDS encoding ACT domain-containing protein — translation MWEKLKIKLLEKKFCVCRLNKNDTVPEWTRNNDFCSITRTSEELSIVCMQNNVPDDIKCEKNWRILKIEGPLDFSLVGILASISEILSQSKISIFAISTYNTDYILVKDSEISNAVNELSKSGYEIIQKY, via the coding sequence ATGTGGGAAAAATTAAAAATAAAATTATTAGAGAAAAAATTCTGTGTTTGCAGGTTAAATAAAAATGATACTGTCCCTGAATGGACAAGAAATAACGACTTTTGTTCAATAACAAGAACTTCAGAAGAGTTATCTATCGTTTGTATGCAAAATAATGTTCCCGATGATATAAAATGTGAAAAAAATTGGAGAATTTTAAAAATTGAAGGACCACTTGATTTTTCATTGGTAGGTATTTTAGCTTCAATTAGTGAAATATTGTCGCAAAGCAAAATAAGTATATTTGCAATTTCTACATATAATACAGATTATATTCTTGTCAAGGATTCAGAAATATCAAATGCTGTGAATGAACTTTCAAAGTCGGGATATGAAATTATACAGAAATATTGA
- a CDS encoding DMT family transporter has protein sequence MEERKIMEKQLTVVNPKILLLFGVFGVSFSSIFIKYSEAPSLVIATYRLGWTVFILLPIVVTKFRGEISKLEKNDVLWNILSGFFLAIHFSVWFESLKFTSVASSTILVSTEVIFAAIGFVVIFKGKINKKGILAMAITFAGSVVIAMNDCSGGKNVLYGDCLALLGAVMVAVYTLIGKKQRDHISTTVYTFITYSACLVTLLLFDFFTDTAIYGYGIKEIILGLLLGISCTLLGHSVFSWCLKYLSPSFVSSTKLLEPVFASALAVLIYGEVPGVLQIIGGIVVIGGVYLYSQYE, from the coding sequence ATGGAAGAGAGAAAAATTATGGAAAAACAATTGACTGTAGTTAATCCCAAGATACTTTTGCTGTTTGGTGTGTTTGGAGTATCATTTTCATCTATATTTATAAAATATTCAGAGGCTCCAAGTCTGGTAATAGCAACCTACCGTCTGGGCTGGACGGTTTTCATCCTGCTTCCGATAGTAGTAACAAAATTTCGAGGTGAAATCTCGAAGTTAGAAAAAAATGATGTGCTTTGGAACATACTGAGTGGATTTTTCCTTGCAATTCATTTTTCGGTATGGTTTGAGTCCCTGAAATTTACATCAGTTGCCAGTTCAACAATATTGGTAAGTACAGAGGTTATTTTTGCTGCTATTGGATTTGTAGTTATATTTAAGGGTAAAATAAATAAAAAGGGAATACTTGCAATGGCAATTACTTTTGCAGGCAGTGTTGTAATTGCCATGAATGATTGCAGCGGCGGTAAAAATGTATTGTATGGAGATTGCCTGGCATTGTTGGGGGCTGTTATGGTTGCAGTGTATACATTGATCGGGAAAAAACAGAGGGATCATATTAGTACAACTGTATATACATTTATAACCTATAGTGCATGTCTTGTGACACTTTTGTTATTCGACTTTTTCACTGATACAGCAATTTATGGATACGGAATCAAGGAAATTATTCTTGGACTTTTGCTTGGAATTTCCTGTACATTATTAGGACATAGTGTATTCAGCTGGTGTCTCAAATATTTAAGCCCTTCTTTTGTATCTTCCACTAAATTATTGGAGCCGGTATTTGCTTCTGCTTTAGCAGTTCTTATTTATGGAGAGGTTCCGGGTGTTTTGCAGATTATAGGAGGTATAGTGGTCATTGGTGGAGTGTATTTGTATTCCCAATATGAGTAA
- a CDS encoding GNAT family N-acetyltransferase, with translation MSNIKACDGIHKAEITDLARLTEIYNQAILTQRCTCDIRTFTVRERQLWFSEHQTGRFPIFVYEMKGKVVGYSYISPYRPGRKALCDVCEISYYIDFDYHRRGIGSRLMEYTIQKAVEKGFVNMIAILLSCNSGSIALLKKFGFSEWGALPEIAQMDNALYSHLYYGKKLKK, from the coding sequence TTGAGCAACATAAAAGCATGCGATGGTATCCACAAAGCTGAAATAACAGACTTGGCCCGATTAACAGAAATCTATAACCAGGCAATTTTAACACAGCGCTGTACCTGCGATATACGAACTTTTACAGTGAGAGAACGTCAACTGTGGTTCAGCGAACATCAAACAGGCAGGTTCCCAATTTTTGTTTATGAAATGAAAGGGAAAGTTGTAGGTTATTCATATATTTCTCCATATCGTCCCGGTCGGAAAGCATTATGTGATGTTTGCGAAATAAGTTATTATATCGACTTTGACTACCATAGAAGAGGAATTGGAAGCCGATTGATGGAGTATACTATTCAGAAGGCCGTGGAGAAAGGTTTCGTAAATATGATAGCCATTTTATTGTCATGCAATAGTGGAAGTATTGCCCTCCTGAAAAAATTTGGGTTTTCAGAATGGGGTGCATTGCCTGAAATTGCACAGATGGACAATGCTTTGTATTCGCATCTTTATTATGGTAAGAAACTTAAAAAATAA
- a CDS encoding phosphatase PAP2 family protein, with protein sequence MMVLMHEFDMCIMLFISKYLKNKYMDVFMRMMTKLGNAGAVWIAISSYLLMNRQYRYEGKVVLITLIISTIIGEGVLKNLIKRSRPFNVSNNIKLIIAKPITYSFPSGHTLSSFAAAGVLSEYFAEYGLIFMSLAFFISISRIYLYVHYPTDIIGGIIIGTVVSRVILAFL encoded by the coding sequence ATGATGGTATTGATGCATGAATTTGATATGTGCATAATGCTTTTTATAAGCAAATATTTAAAAAACAAATATATGGATGTATTTATGCGGATGATGACAAAGCTGGGAAATGCGGGAGCTGTCTGGATTGCCATATCCAGTTATCTATTAATGAACAGGCAGTATAGATATGAGGGAAAAGTTGTACTGATAACCTTGATAATAAGTACAATTATTGGAGAGGGAGTGCTGAAAAATTTGATAAAACGTTCCAGACCTTTTAATGTGTCCAACAATATCAAGTTGATAATTGCAAAACCAATAACCTATTCTTTCCCTTCCGGGCATACTTTATCATCTTTTGCTGCAGCAGGAGTTCTTTCCGAATATTTTGCAGAGTATGGACTGATTTTCATGAGCCTGGCATTTTTTATATCCATTTCAAGAATATACCTATATGTTCATTATCCTACTGATATTATAGGGGGTATTATAATAGGAACGGTAGTATCAAGGGTCATTCTTGCATTCTTGTAG
- a CDS encoding DUF6803 family protein, which produces MNMTHYMSLLMDNQPWNLIIFMAVPVICAEALTITEFFIIYNRVESGGIRTLNKIVGIFDGFYFTGIFIYLFINAVVPLTSGGGWHTWVDVVAVGFYLSGVVFLLPIALMELGIIYRNRTSEEKLKIHFILVGGFLIVAHVAMIFGMVNPEIIGTMPGMH; this is translated from the coding sequence ATGAATATGACACACTATATGTCACTGCTGATGGACAACCAGCCCTGGAATTTGATTATATTTATGGCTGTGCCTGTAATATGTGCGGAAGCTCTTACTATTACAGAATTTTTCATAATATACAATAGGGTTGAATCAGGTGGAATAAGAACCCTAAATAAAATTGTGGGAATTTTTGATGGTTTCTATTTTACAGGAATATTCATCTATTTATTTATAAATGCAGTTGTACCGCTTACAAGCGGGGGTGGATGGCACACTTGGGTTGATGTGGTTGCAGTAGGATTTTATTTAAGTGGAGTAGTCTTCCTGCTGCCAATAGCACTTATGGAATTGGGTATAATATATAGAAACAGGACCAGTGAAGAAAAACTGAAAATCCATTTTATCCTTGTAGGAGGATTTTTAATAGTTGCACATGTTGCAATGATATTTGGAATGGTAAATCCTGAAATTATAGGTACCATGCCGGGTATGCACTAA
- a CDS encoding DUF6179 domain-containing protein → MKESISFILQNLIKRYTKGKCSSLKEDTVFHMLNSIYYTIEAGKREKIYAEALYPSHLQDEFDLYNRGIKVIEKTVDECKLLYEDIKENRLNVPVLIYNDTIDNALPEFFKNYDIVFAAQDTVSSMDYPLIFDDMSIKGIFYIKQYLEELKLETDFCRLFGDCLVKKILLNYGKKYRADVFELPVNIFQVVFDQCFFLTLCGSFEKRTAVSIVEFNMLEKILSSKNQDKLLNAADNVLKKIIDKYHIKDSLLVDYLNKYGNSFRIRFSKTCSSGNLSSMVIVEEQESVEKKFIFQDGARMSNYEFNKVVDEISKSQDVKNKVAIIQENVHSLEDYIDILNSECFFGDEYSIVMRNADDIYLALLGANVFYDDLEDDDFKLSFEYLTNYRESFEDEWKNYYVDFLLVQKEERIENISKIIMDIHT, encoded by the coding sequence TTGAAAGAATCCATTTCATTTATTCTTCAGAATTTGATAAAAAGATATACGAAAGGAAAGTGCAGTTCTTTGAAAGAGGATACTGTTTTTCATATGTTAAATTCGATTTATTATACTATTGAAGCAGGAAAGAGAGAAAAGATATATGCTGAAGCTTTATATCCATCACATTTACAAGATGAATTTGATCTCTACAATAGAGGAATTAAAGTTATTGAAAAGACTGTAGATGAATGTAAATTGCTCTATGAGGATATAAAGGAGAACAGGCTTAATGTTCCCGTTCTTATATATAATGACACAATAGATAATGCACTTCCCGAGTTTTTCAAGAATTATGATATAGTTTTTGCAGCCCAGGACACAGTTTCCAGCATGGATTATCCTCTGATCTTTGATGATATGAGTATAAAAGGCATTTTTTATATAAAACAGTATCTTGAAGAGTTGAAACTTGAAACAGATTTCTGCAGACTTTTTGGAGATTGCCTTGTTAAAAAAATACTTTTGAATTATGGGAAAAAGTACAGGGCAGATGTTTTTGAATTACCGGTTAATATATTTCAAGTGGTTTTTGACCAGTGCTTTTTTCTGACTTTATGCGGAAGTTTTGAAAAAAGGACTGCGGTATCCATAGTTGAATTTAATATGTTAGAAAAGATTCTCTCAAGTAAAAATCAAGATAAGCTTCTTAATGCTGCAGATAATGTTTTAAAAAAAATTATAGACAAATATCATATTAAAGATTCATTACTTGTGGATTATCTGAATAAGTATGGAAATTCATTTAGGATAAGATTCTCCAAAACCTGCAGCAGTGGTAATCTTTCCAGTATGGTTATTGTAGAGGAACAGGAAAGCGTAGAGAAAAAATTTATTTTTCAAGATGGAGCGAGGATGAGTAATTATGAATTCAACAAAGTTGTAGATGAAATCTCAAAATCTCAGGATGTAAAAAACAAAGTTGCCATTATACAAGAAAATGTACATTCCCTGGAAGATTATATAGACATTTTGAATTCTGAATGCTTCTTTGGAGATGAATACAGTATTGTCATGCGAAATGCTGATGACATTTATCTTGCCTTGCTTGGTGCAAATGTATTCTATGATGATCTGGAAGATGACGATTTTAAGCTTTCCTTTGAGTACTTGACAAACTACAGGGAAAGTTTTGAAGATGAATGGAAAAATTACTACGTGGATTTTTTGCTGGTACAGAAAGAGGAGAGAATAGAGAATATATCAAAAATTATTATGGATATTCACACATAA
- a CDS encoding TetR/AcrR family transcriptional regulator yields MGINERREKEKEIRRKDIIEAAERIFFAKGYDNTTMDDVAKEAEFSKRTVYVYFNSKEQIYFEVMTRGYKLLIDMLQKKLKEGEKCNAIGEIKRMALIIYKFSNDYPEYFDAIMEYENGEMDFQKGIPDQSREECYALGEKILGYLTGTLKKGILEKSILSDLDVVKTALVLWACMLGVYNTANKKKNYIENYHGTKPEELISFAFELIMRSIKTANGGIVNG; encoded by the coding sequence TTGGGAATCAATGAGCGCAGGGAGAAAGAAAAGGAGATTCGCAGAAAAGATATTATTGAAGCAGCCGAGAGAATTTTTTTTGCAAAAGGATATGACAATACTACCATGGATGATGTGGCCAAAGAGGCTGAGTTCAGTAAGAGAACAGTGTATGTGTATTTTAATAGCAAAGAGCAGATTTATTTTGAAGTTATGACAAGAGGATATAAGTTATTGATTGATATGCTTCAGAAGAAATTAAAGGAAGGAGAGAAATGTAATGCAATTGGAGAAATTAAAAGGATGGCTCTTATAATATATAAATTTAGTAATGATTATCCAGAATATTTTGATGCAATTATGGAATATGAAAATGGTGAAATGGACTTTCAAAAGGGGATTCCAGACCAATCACGAGAAGAATGTTATGCTCTTGGGGAAAAAATACTGGGATATTTGACAGGAACATTGAAAAAGGGTATTTTGGAAAAATCCATCCTCAGTGATCTGGATGTTGTAAAAACAGCTCTTGTCTTGTGGGCTTGTATGCTGGGGGTATACAATACTGCAAATAAAAAGAAGAACTATATTGAAAATTATCATGGGACAAAACCTGAAGAGTTAATATCATTCGCCTTTGAGCTTATTATGAGGTCAATAAAAACTGCAAATGGAGGAATTGTCAATGGATAG
- a CDS encoding YitT family protein produces MANSKYHYLVQYMRMLIGCIIVALGFNLFLKPNQIAGGGIVGISLLTQRLFNIEPAIVQWSGNIPILFLGLFIMGKKFTARSVFGSLILPLCIFFTRNMHYVTLNPLLGTIFGGLLSGIGLGLVFKSNGSTGGTSIIASIVNKYTGISMGNSQGIIDGIVVVAAGFVFGADRALYAIIALFITSRSIDLIQLGFTASKMAFVVSDRIEDIRIAVLKNLNRGVTKISGFGGYTEEKRMILMVVMSQSELNKFEELIKSIDPGAFVIISNTHEVLGQGFNISRKSSPEN; encoded by the coding sequence ATGGCCAATAGTAAGTATCATTATTTAGTTCAGTATATGAGAATGCTGATTGGATGTATAATAGTGGCATTGGGGTTCAATTTGTTTTTAAAACCCAATCAGATAGCTGGTGGTGGAATTGTGGGAATATCTTTGCTGACACAAAGATTATTCAATATAGAACCTGCAATTGTACAATGGAGTGGAAATATTCCAATACTTTTTTTGGGACTATTTATAATGGGTAAAAAGTTCACTGCAAGGAGTGTATTTGGATCATTGATTTTGCCGTTATGTATATTTTTTACAAGAAATATGCATTATGTAACCTTGAATCCACTTTTGGGAACTATATTTGGAGGACTGCTTTCTGGAATAGGGCTTGGACTTGTATTTAAAAGCAATGGCTCTACCGGGGGTACTTCCATAATAGCCAGCATTGTCAATAAATATACGGGAATAAGTATGGGAAATTCTCAAGGAATAATAGATGGCATTGTAGTAGTTGCTGCAGGATTTGTATTCGGTGCAGACAGGGCACTATATGCCATAATAGCATTGTTTATAACCAGCAGGTCCATTGATTTGATACAATTGGGATTTACAGCATCAAAAATGGCTTTTGTAGTTTCCGACAGAATAGAAGATATAAGAATTGCAGTATTGAAGAATTTAAATAGAGGAGTTACAAAGATTTCAGGTTTTGGAGGATATACCGAAGAAAAACGTATGATACTAATGGTTGTTATGAGTCAATCAGAATTAAATAAATTTGAGGAATTGATAAAAAGTATTGATCCAGGTGCATTTGTAATAATAAGTAACACCCATGAAGTGCTGGGACAGGGATTTAACATAAGTAGAAAAAGCAGCCCGGAAAATTAA
- a CDS encoding aldo/keto reductase, whose amino-acid sequence MLYRKFGNTNEMVSILGFGCMRLPLLSGGNPSKIDEEKSKELIRYAIDHGVNYIDTAYPYHGTGMNKGGQSEPFVAKVLKDGYREKINLATKLPSWLIKTREDMDKYLNEQLERLETDHIDFYLVHNINSKVWSTLKKAGINEFLDQALKDGKISYAGFSFHDKLNLFKEVIDHYNWSFCQIQYNYLDENFQAGTEGLRYASQKGLGITIMEPLRGGNLVNSLPEKAKMIFNKSDIKRTPAEWALRWVWNHPEVSVVLSGMNEMDQIKENINSANEACPNSLTKQELDIVDKVKTIFMKKIKVNCTGCEYCMPCPNGVCIPRCFTFYNNYNMFGKKEDYDRFLLQREKASNCIECGICESHCPQNISIRRELKNVIKIFE is encoded by the coding sequence ATGCTGTATAGAAAATTCGGCAACACAAATGAAATGGTTTCAATTCTAGGCTTTGGATGTATGAGGCTTCCTCTACTGTCCGGAGGAAACCCGAGCAAAATAGATGAAGAAAAATCAAAAGAGCTTATCCGCTATGCAATTGATCATGGAGTAAATTATATAGATACTGCGTATCCTTATCACGGCACAGGTATGAACAAAGGAGGTCAAAGTGAGCCTTTCGTCGCAAAAGTATTAAAGGATGGTTATAGGGAAAAAATAAACCTGGCCACCAAGCTTCCCAGCTGGCTTATAAAGACAAGGGAGGACATGGATAAATATTTAAATGAGCAGCTGGAAAGATTGGAAACAGACCACATAGATTTTTATCTTGTACACAATATAAACAGCAAAGTGTGGTCCACACTAAAAAAGGCCGGAATTAATGAATTTCTGGATCAAGCATTAAAAGACGGGAAAATAAGCTATGCAGGATTTTCATTTCATGATAAATTGAATCTCTTCAAAGAAGTAATAGATCATTACAACTGGTCTTTCTGTCAGATACAATACAATTATCTGGATGAAAATTTCCAGGCCGGGACGGAAGGCCTAAGGTATGCGTCTCAAAAGGGACTTGGAATCACAATCATGGAACCTTTAAGGGGAGGTAATCTTGTCAATAGCCTGCCTGAAAAAGCCAAAATGATTTTTAATAAATCGGATATAAAAAGGACTCCGGCAGAATGGGCGTTGAGATGGGTCTGGAATCATCCCGAGGTATCAGTAGTCTTAAGCGGCATGAATGAAATGGATCAAATTAAAGAGAATATAAATTCAGCAAATGAAGCCTGTCCAAATTCATTGACAAAACAAGAACTTGATATAGTTGATAAAGTCAAAACCATATTTATGAAAAAAATCAAAGTAAATTGCACTGGCTGCGAATACTGCATGCCATGCCCCAACGGAGTCTGTATTCCCAGGTGCTTTACTTTTTACAACAACTATAATATGTTCGGCAAAAAAGAAGATTATGATCGATTTCTTTTGCAACGAGAAAAAGCATCAAACTGTATAGAATGCGGAATCTGTGAAAGTCATTGTCCACAAAATATATCAATTCGCAGGGAATTGAAAAATGTTATAAAAATATTTGAATAG